One segment of Choristoneura fumiferana chromosome 26, NRCan_CFum_1, whole genome shotgun sequence DNA contains the following:
- the LOC141442799 gene encoding uncharacterized protein has translation MWLLLTLVALAGCACAELDSTDVDASQRLIDVFGKPADGLEPVRANETQTRNGTGCICVPLYRCIVTNDSLLGADDNSTCPNVFDVCCPLGQLRPERAMPRAGCGWGGGARGALARLASASSPG, from the exons ATGTG GCTACTACTGACGCTAGTCGCGCTCGCCGGCTGCGCCTGCGCCGAACTCGACTCCACAGACGTGGACGCCAGCCAGCGATTGATAGACGTGTTTGGGAAGCCAGCTGACGGCTTGGAGCCGGTGCGTGCGAACGAGACGCAAACAAGGAACGGGACAG GTTGCATCTGCGTGCCTTTGTACCGGTGTATTGTCACCAACGATTCTTTACTCGGAGCTGATGATAACAG CACATGCCCGAACGTGTTCGACGTGTGCTGCCCGCTGGGTCAGCTTCGCCCGGAGCGGGCGATGCCGCGCGCCGGCTGCGGctggggcggcggcgcgcgcggcgccctgGCGAGGCTGGCTTCGGCGAGTTCCCCTGGATAG